The following proteins come from a genomic window of Solwaraspora sp. WMMA2065:
- a CDS encoding FCD domain-containing protein translates to MAKDVTHEPASRSEKAIPGHRRDPGVLGVTRVQPAYQQVADQLRERILDGSLTAGDRLPTEVELSEIFGVSRSTVREALRVLASKDLIRTTRGTTGGTFVARVQFDQVSEYLEMSFGLMSGARDITLDNLLEARECLEVPAAGLAALRRADEHLVLMRQAVEREKSTRARGRKFREHRTFHGVLVEATGNQLLGVMAEPVFRVLQARTADRDMPAEYWSQIDAEHTEICGYVEAGDVEGAQAAMRAHLGTVRRAYDGH, encoded by the coding sequence ATGGCCAAGGACGTGACGCACGAGCCGGCGAGCCGGTCGGAAAAGGCGATCCCGGGGCACCGCCGGGATCCTGGGGTGCTCGGGGTGACCCGGGTCCAACCCGCGTACCAGCAGGTCGCCGACCAGTTGCGGGAGCGGATCCTGGACGGGTCGCTGACCGCGGGGGACCGGTTGCCGACCGAGGTCGAGCTGTCGGAGATCTTCGGGGTCAGCCGTAGCACGGTACGGGAGGCGTTGCGGGTGCTGGCGTCCAAGGATCTGATCCGCACCACCCGGGGAACCACCGGCGGCACCTTCGTGGCCCGGGTGCAGTTCGACCAGGTGAGCGAGTATCTGGAGATGAGCTTCGGGCTGATGTCCGGGGCCCGGGACATCACGTTGGACAACCTGCTGGAGGCGCGGGAGTGCCTGGAGGTGCCGGCGGCCGGGCTGGCCGCGCTGCGCCGCGCCGACGAACATCTGGTGCTGATGCGTCAAGCGGTGGAGCGGGAGAAGTCGACCCGGGCCCGCGGCCGCAAGTTCCGTGAGCACCGGACCTTCCACGGGGTGCTGGTCGAGGCGACCGGTAACCAGCTGCTCGGGGTGATGGCCGAGCCGGTCTTCCGGGTGCTGCAGGCGCGGACCGCCGACCGCGACATGCCCGCGGAGTACTGGAGCCAGATCGACGCCGAACACACCGAGATCTGCGGCTATGTCGAGGCCGGTGATGTCGAGGGTGCGCAGGCGGCGATGCGGGCCCACCTGGGTACCGTCCGCCGGGCGTACGACGGACACTGA
- a CDS encoding LLM class flavin-dependent oxidoreductase → MSLRLTYQPWGETLAELAAAGRRAEQAGAEVLWVSELHRSATGTAAALAGTTTTARIGTSIVLAFTRSPMITALEALDLDELSDGRFILGLGSGVRRLNEDWHHVDFGKPVAHLRETVRNIRHFWANCATGEPMMLDGEYEPMRIRGYERPFPVPPAGIPVYLAAMGPLMTRLAGQIGDGWISHELCSPAYLAGQILPDLTAGIDRAGRTRADLDVVVSACCSVADDRALARRRAAGLVGFYATVRTYADFFAFHGLADDQQQVIDAFRAGAGADHLADSVSDRMVDTLTLAGDRAEVAERIAGYAGIADSVKLSPPTHGLPAAETRAAQDEIIALIAELTGAAA, encoded by the coding sequence ATGAGCCTGCGCCTGACCTACCAGCCCTGGGGAGAGACCCTCGCCGAACTCGCCGCCGCCGGCCGTCGCGCCGAGCAGGCCGGCGCCGAGGTGCTCTGGGTCTCCGAACTGCACCGTAGCGCAACCGGCACCGCCGCCGCGCTGGCCGGCACCACCACGACCGCCCGGATCGGCACCTCGATCGTGCTGGCCTTCACCCGCAGCCCGATGATCACCGCCTTGGAGGCGCTCGACCTCGACGAGCTCTCCGATGGACGGTTCATCCTCGGCCTCGGCTCCGGCGTCCGGCGACTCAACGAGGACTGGCACCACGTCGACTTCGGCAAACCCGTCGCCCACCTGCGGGAGACCGTCCGCAACATCCGGCACTTCTGGGCCAACTGCGCCACCGGCGAACCGATGATGCTCGACGGCGAGTACGAGCCGATGCGCATCCGCGGCTACGAACGCCCGTTCCCGGTGCCGCCGGCCGGCATCCCGGTCTACCTGGCCGCGATGGGGCCGCTGATGACCCGGCTGGCCGGGCAGATCGGCGATGGCTGGATCAGCCACGAACTCTGCTCTCCGGCGTACCTGGCCGGGCAGATCCTGCCCGACCTGACCGCCGGCATCGACCGGGCCGGCCGGACCCGCGCCGACCTCGACGTCGTCGTCTCCGCCTGCTGCTCGGTCGCCGACGACCGGGCGTTGGCCCGCCGCCGCGCCGCCGGCCTGGTCGGCTTCTACGCCACCGTGCGCACCTACGCCGACTTCTTCGCCTTCCACGGCCTCGCCGACGACCAGCAACAGGTGATCGACGCGTTCCGGGCCGGCGCCGGCGCCGACCACCTCGCCGACTCCGTCAGCGACCGGATGGTCGACACGCTGACCCTGGCGGGTGACCGCGCCGAGGTTGCCGAGCGGATCGCCGGGTACGCGGGCATCGCCGACTCGGTCAAGTTGAGTCCACCCACCCACGGGCTGCCCGCCGCCGAGACCCGAGCCGCCCAGGACGAGATCATCGCGCTGATCGCCGAGCTGACGGGAGCCGCAGCATGA
- a CDS encoding ABC transporter substrate-binding protein, with amino-acid sequence MSHFNSSGVALSRRSVLAGLGGAFMGGVLLTACGSDDSDSGSTGAADGDLTTIRLAGLPASALAAFKLAMSDGAFEAAGLDIQYEEYAEAAAVYTAYRANEVDGGLGGIPSTANLVATGVDRKVVCALQRTTNGILVRADSDIQSLGDLRGRKLGLFGSAIGSSTNQFFALCREYHGFNPTTDCEVQYGAPNLMAELLGQGDVDMALVIDPAGADRVVSGEYRSLGDLGVLLEEATGLQAFTAGWDFATDFIDANQEAVQAFVDVNLEYQTRFNGDQSLWDSALRELYEIDDQAVLDVIWENQRGRLVEQWGEQEKQQAAELLTFLSDNGEPEFLPEVPDGLFV; translated from the coding sequence GTGTCCCACTTCAATAGTTCCGGTGTCGCCCTCTCCCGTCGCTCCGTGCTCGCCGGTCTCGGCGGCGCGTTCATGGGCGGCGTACTGCTGACCGCCTGCGGCAGCGACGACTCCGACTCCGGTTCCACCGGCGCCGCCGACGGCGACCTCACCACGATCCGACTCGCCGGACTACCGGCCTCGGCGCTCGCCGCGTTCAAGCTCGCCATGTCCGACGGTGCCTTCGAGGCCGCCGGCCTCGACATCCAGTACGAGGAGTACGCCGAGGCGGCCGCCGTCTACACCGCGTACCGGGCCAACGAGGTCGACGGTGGCCTCGGCGGCATCCCGTCCACCGCCAACCTGGTCGCCACCGGCGTCGACCGCAAGGTCGTCTGCGCGCTGCAGCGCACCACCAACGGCATCCTGGTGCGCGCCGACAGCGACATCCAGTCCCTCGGTGACCTGCGTGGGCGCAAGCTTGGTCTGTTCGGCAGTGCGATCGGTTCCTCCACCAACCAGTTCTTCGCACTCTGCCGCGAATACCACGGCTTCAACCCCACCACCGACTGCGAGGTGCAGTACGGCGCCCCGAACCTGATGGCCGAACTGCTCGGCCAGGGCGACGTGGACATGGCACTGGTGATCGACCCGGCCGGTGCGGACCGGGTGGTCAGCGGCGAGTACCGGTCGCTGGGCGACCTCGGCGTGCTGCTGGAGGAGGCCACCGGGCTGCAGGCGTTCACCGCCGGCTGGGACTTCGCCACCGACTTCATCGACGCCAACCAGGAGGCCGTGCAGGCCTTCGTCGACGTGAACCTCGAGTACCAGACCCGGTTCAACGGCGACCAGTCGCTGTGGGACAGCGCCCTGCGGGAGTTGTACGAGATCGACGACCAGGCAGTGCTCGACGTCATCTGGGAGAACCAGCGCGGCCGGCTCGTCGAGCAGTGGGGCGAGCAGGAGAAGCAGCAGGCCGCCGAGCTGCTCACCTTCCTGAGCGACAACGGTGAGCCGGAGTTCCTGCCCGAGGTGCCCGACGGGCTGTTCGTCTGA
- a CDS encoding CoA transferase codes for MTPLADIRIIAVEQYGAGPFGTVHLADLGAEVIKIEDPRAGGDVGRYVPPYAEDEDSLFFETFNRNKRSLSLDLTTDAGREVFEKLVAVADVVYSNLRGDVPEKMRIRYDDLKHINPRIVCVSLTGFGMTGPRRAEPGYDYILQGLAGWMELTGEPDGPPTKSGLSLVDYSGGFVAAISLLAGVHAARRDGVGMDCDVSLYDTAISMLTYPATWHLNAGFQPARTHHSAHPSLVPFQVFQAKDGWMVVGCAKEKFWTRLADVVGHPEWAAAGSPYGTFGTRRDNRDELLAELEQIFRQRTVEEWLTQLYAAAIPCGPINDVPAALAEEHTAARDLVVTTEHPRFGTVAQLASPVRVGAEPPAYRRAPQRNEDFATVTGDILGLDPQTLAELTAAGAFGTPRSPGPAAAGSEDTAR; via the coding sequence ATGACGCCGCTGGCCGACATCCGGATCATCGCCGTGGAGCAGTACGGCGCCGGCCCGTTCGGCACCGTACACCTGGCCGACCTCGGCGCCGAAGTGATCAAGATCGAGGATCCACGGGCCGGCGGCGACGTCGGCCGCTACGTGCCGCCGTACGCCGAGGACGAGGACTCGCTGTTCTTCGAGACGTTCAACCGCAACAAACGCAGCCTGTCACTGGACCTGACCACCGACGCCGGCCGCGAGGTGTTCGAGAAGCTCGTCGCCGTCGCCGACGTCGTCTACTCCAACCTGCGTGGCGACGTGCCGGAGAAGATGCGAATTCGCTACGACGACCTCAAGCACATCAACCCGCGGATCGTCTGCGTCTCGCTGACCGGCTTCGGGATGACCGGCCCGCGTCGGGCCGAACCCGGCTACGACTACATCCTGCAGGGACTCGCCGGCTGGATGGAGCTCACCGGTGAACCCGACGGACCACCGACCAAGTCCGGACTGTCCCTGGTCGACTACTCCGGCGGGTTCGTCGCCGCCATCTCGCTGCTCGCCGGGGTGCACGCCGCCCGCCGCGACGGCGTCGGCATGGACTGCGACGTCAGTCTCTACGACACCGCGATCTCGATGCTCACCTACCCGGCCACCTGGCATCTCAACGCCGGCTTCCAGCCGGCCCGCACCCACCACTCGGCGCACCCGTCGCTGGTGCCGTTCCAGGTCTTCCAGGCCAAGGATGGCTGGATGGTGGTCGGCTGTGCCAAGGAGAAGTTCTGGACCCGGCTCGCCGACGTCGTCGGCCACCCCGAATGGGCCGCCGCCGGATCGCCGTACGGGACCTTCGGCACCCGCCGCGACAACCGCGACGAGCTGCTCGCCGAACTGGAGCAGATCTTCCGGCAGCGCACCGTCGAGGAGTGGCTGACCCAGCTGTACGCTGCCGCGATCCCCTGCGGGCCGATCAACGACGTGCCGGCGGCGCTGGCCGAGGAGCACACCGCCGCCCGGGACCTCGTGGTCACCACCGAACACCCCCGGTTCGGCACCGTGGCGCAGCTCGCCAGCCCGGTGCGGGTCGGCGCCGAACCGCCCGCGTACCGCCGCGCGCCGCAACGCAACGAGGACTTCGCCACCGTCACCGGCGACATCCTCGGGCTCGACCCGCAGACCCTGGCCGAGTTGACCGCCGCCGGCGCGTTCGGCACCCCCCGTAGCCCCGGCCCGGCCGCCGCCGGTTCCGAGGACACCGCCCGATGA
- a CDS encoding ABC transporter permease, whose translation MTLSETTQPAQATAGAADRGAAGGRGGGGRGGAHRFLRHGVSLRIASVFMLIVIWWLGSLAVGERILPTPWTTASALVTSVQETVFWTDLQVTMVRILIGFAASMVLGVLVGLVMGLSRIAEGLLDIWIAVGQTIPSLCWVIVAFIMFGLNDTATVVAITLTSFPIIAINMWSGVKAIDPRLGQMARTLGASRGLRTREVTLPQVLPAVMASARFGFGIVWKVVVLAELLGRTDGIGYRLNYWFQLFRMEQVFALTLFFSILMVVLELAVFKPIEAKLFRWRPEGAR comes from the coding sequence ATGACCCTGTCCGAAACCACCCAGCCGGCGCAAGCGACGGCCGGAGCGGCGGATCGTGGCGCGGCGGGTGGCCGCGGTGGCGGTGGGCGCGGTGGTGCCCACCGCTTCCTGCGGCACGGCGTCTCGCTGCGGATCGCCTCCGTGTTCATGCTGATCGTCATCTGGTGGCTGGGTTCACTGGCCGTCGGTGAGCGGATCCTGCCGACCCCGTGGACCACCGCGTCGGCGTTGGTGACCAGCGTGCAGGAGACGGTCTTCTGGACCGACCTGCAGGTCACCATGGTCCGGATCCTGATCGGCTTCGCCGCCTCCATGGTGCTCGGTGTGCTGGTCGGTCTGGTGATGGGGCTGTCCCGGATCGCCGAAGGGCTGCTGGACATCTGGATCGCCGTCGGCCAGACCATCCCCAGCCTCTGCTGGGTGATCGTCGCGTTCATCATGTTCGGCCTCAACGACACCGCCACCGTCGTGGCGATCACCCTGACGTCCTTTCCGATCATCGCGATCAACATGTGGTCCGGGGTCAAGGCGATCGACCCCCGGCTCGGCCAGATGGCCCGCACTCTCGGTGCGTCGCGGGGCCTGCGTACCCGGGAGGTGACCCTGCCCCAGGTGCTGCCGGCGGTGATGGCCTCGGCCCGGTTCGGGTTCGGCATCGTGTGGAAGGTCGTCGTCCTCGCCGAGCTGCTCGGCCGCACCGACGGCATCGGCTACCGGCTCAACTACTGGTTCCAGCTCTTCCGGATGGAACAGGTCTTCGCACTCACGCTGTTCTTCTCGATCCTGATGGTGGTGCTGGAGTTGGCGGTGTTCAAACCGATCGAGGCCAAGCTGTTCCGCTGGCGTCCGGAGGGGGCCCGATGA
- a CDS encoding MaoC/PaaZ C-terminal domain-containing protein — protein MTGALRPRLPTAFAAGAVLLTPARTLTDGDFAAIVNVSWENGPLHTDAEYMRGTGFGRPILGGPCLIALAAGLTSTTMYAAWYAAGLDCHAALGIDEIRYTGPVSAGDTLRVRIEVTRLEPTPGGRMYVGVVHDDVRNQRDETVLRMTRSYLLRPLPEPEPESESDSAPGVGAANPEQP, from the coding sequence GTGACCGGCGCGCTGCGACCCCGGCTGCCGACCGCGTTCGCGGCCGGGGCGGTGCTGCTCACCCCGGCCCGGACGCTGACCGACGGAGACTTCGCCGCGATCGTCAACGTCTCCTGGGAGAACGGCCCGCTGCACACCGACGCCGAGTACATGCGCGGCACCGGGTTCGGCCGGCCGATCCTGGGCGGGCCGTGCCTGATCGCGCTCGCCGCCGGGCTCACCTCGACCACCATGTACGCCGCCTGGTACGCCGCCGGCCTGGACTGCCACGCCGCGCTCGGCATCGACGAGATCCGTTACACCGGGCCGGTGTCCGCCGGTGACACGCTACGCGTGCGTATCGAGGTGACGCGGTTGGAGCCGACCCCGGGCGGGCGGATGTACGTGGGCGTGGTGCACGACGACGTACGCAACCAGCGGGACGAGACCGTCCTGCGGATGACGCGTTCCTACCTGCTGCGCCCACTGCCCGAGCCCGAGCCGGAGTCCGAGTCCGATTCTGCGCCGGGCGTCGGCGCGGCAAACCCGGAGCAGCCGTGA
- a CDS encoding class I adenylate-forming enzyme family protein: protein MTGVQLNMAAGIREFGRATPRRIAVVDGDREVTFGALHQRSSQLASATLDRGLAPGERIAVLSNNRYEYFEISAAMAKAGIPTVPLNPRNNVTDNAYILAHSAVQGIIVADDLADRVDGLLDGLRLVLSFDGGVGEHYGTFLDGGRAVDPQVPVDELDPFCVTYTSGTTGRPKGVLLTHRGRVLTAFGVGLDYGLGPNRSTIAVAPMYHGAGFEFAYAAPMLGGSCTVLPSWDPQRLLDLMVSSRAETVFLVPTHAQHIRRFCPEPAARYDLSALKTLYFNAAALPVALKEWVIEAFPGVEVHELYGSTECSIVTNLRPEFALDRAGSVGHPWFWNEVRLVDEDGAQVGPGEPGELYARSPLLLTGYLNDEEATRAGYDADGFFSVGDIAVRDEEGFISIVDRKKDMIIAGGVNIFPREIEEVIARHGPVDEVAVVGVPDEVYGERIAAFVVSRAGQQIDVSTLDGYVREHVARYKVPREWHVVDQLPRNPSGKILKRTIRDEYVSQPGKG from the coding sequence GTGACGGGTGTGCAGCTCAACATGGCGGCCGGGATCCGGGAGTTCGGCCGCGCCACGCCACGCCGGATCGCGGTGGTCGACGGCGACCGTGAGGTCACCTTCGGTGCCCTGCACCAGCGGTCGAGCCAGCTGGCCAGTGCGACCCTGGACCGGGGGTTGGCGCCCGGGGAGCGGATCGCGGTGCTGAGCAACAACCGGTACGAGTACTTCGAGATCTCCGCGGCGATGGCCAAGGCCGGTATCCCGACGGTGCCGCTGAACCCGCGCAACAACGTGACCGACAACGCGTACATCCTGGCCCACTCGGCCGTCCAGGGGATCATCGTCGCCGACGACCTCGCCGACCGGGTCGACGGGCTGCTCGACGGGCTACGGCTGGTGCTCAGCTTCGACGGCGGGGTGGGCGAGCACTACGGGACGTTCCTCGACGGTGGGCGGGCGGTCGACCCGCAGGTGCCGGTCGACGAGCTGGATCCGTTCTGTGTCACGTACACCTCCGGCACCACCGGGCGACCCAAGGGGGTGCTGCTCACCCACCGGGGCCGGGTGCTGACCGCGTTCGGGGTGGGGCTGGACTACGGGCTGGGCCCGAACCGCAGCACGATCGCGGTGGCGCCGATGTACCACGGCGCCGGCTTCGAGTTCGCGTACGCGGCACCGATGCTCGGCGGCTCCTGCACGGTACTGCCGAGCTGGGATCCGCAGCGGCTGCTCGACCTGATGGTGAGCAGCCGGGCGGAGACGGTCTTCCTGGTGCCCACCCACGCCCAGCACATCCGCCGGTTCTGTCCGGAGCCGGCGGCCCGCTACGACCTGTCGGCGCTGAAGACCCTCTACTTCAACGCCGCCGCGTTGCCGGTCGCGCTCAAGGAGTGGGTGATCGAGGCGTTTCCCGGCGTGGAGGTGCACGAGCTCTACGGGTCGACGGAGTGCTCGATCGTGACCAACCTGCGGCCGGAGTTCGCGCTGGACCGGGCGGGCAGCGTGGGTCATCCGTGGTTCTGGAACGAGGTACGGCTGGTCGACGAGGACGGGGCGCAGGTCGGCCCGGGTGAGCCCGGCGAGCTGTACGCGCGTTCGCCGCTGCTGCTGACCGGCTATCTCAACGACGAGGAGGCGACCCGGGCCGGGTACGACGCCGACGGCTTCTTCTCGGTCGGCGACATCGCGGTCCGTGACGAGGAAGGCTTCATCTCGATCGTCGACCGGAAGAAGGACATGATCATCGCGGGTGGGGTGAACATCTTCCCCCGCGAGATCGAGGAGGTCATCGCGCGGCACGGGCCGGTGGACGAGGTCGCGGTGGTCGGCGTTCCGGACGAGGTGTACGGCGAGCGGATCGCCGCGTTCGTGGTGAGCCGTGCCGGCCAGCAGATCGACGTCTCCACGCTGGATGGCTACGTACGGGAGCACGTGGCGCGGTACAAGGTTCCCCGGGAATGGCACGTGGTCGACCAGTTGCCGCGCAACCCGAGCGGGAAGATCCTCAAGCGGACGATCCGCGACGAGTACGTCAGTCAACCTGGTAAGGGTTGA
- a CDS encoding MaoC family dehydratase, with the protein MSVRQGWTGRFFEDFGVGDVYQHPLGRTVSEADNTWFTLLTMNTSQMHFNTEYAARSEFERPLVVSTLTLAIAVGQSVTDLTQNAFANLGWNEIVLPHPVFAGDTLYSESLVLDKRESGSRPYAGIVTVRTRTLNQDGAQVCAFKRTFYVYKRGAKQVEGIFPAAATPLSLENEATG; encoded by the coding sequence ATGTCGGTACGGCAGGGGTGGACCGGACGCTTCTTTGAAGACTTTGGCGTCGGCGACGTCTATCAGCATCCCCTCGGGCGCACCGTGTCCGAGGCGGACAACACCTGGTTCACCCTGTTGACGATGAACACCAGCCAGATGCACTTCAACACCGAGTACGCCGCCCGGTCGGAGTTCGAGCGGCCACTGGTCGTCTCCACCCTGACCCTGGCCATCGCGGTCGGGCAGAGCGTCACCGACCTCACCCAGAACGCCTTTGCCAACCTCGGCTGGAACGAGATCGTCCTGCCGCACCCGGTGTTCGCCGGCGACACCCTCTACAGTGAATCGTTGGTACTCGACAAGCGTGAATCCGGGTCCCGCCCGTACGCCGGGATCGTGACGGTCCGCACCCGCACCCTCAACCAGGACGGCGCACAGGTCTGCGCCTTCAAACGCACCTTCTACGTCTACAAGCGTGGCGCCAAGCAGGTCGAGGGAATCTTCCCGGCCGCCGCCACCCCGCTGTCGCTGGAGAACGAGGCGACCGGATGA
- a CDS encoding ABC transporter ATP-binding protein — MSADARIVISDLVKGFHTRNGFITVIERMNLEIADGEFVALVGPSGCGKSTVLNMLSGLDTDFTGTAEIRSGAPGVQFSYVFQEPRLLPWKTVRQNVEFALKATGVDRAQWSDRVMPVLRRVGLAGFENHYPHQISGGMQQRTALARAFVLDAPVMLMDEPFSGLDEFTARSLRQLLLELRTQTAGKAFVFVTHNVFEAAVLSDRVVLMSNRPSTVRRVVDVEVPLPRSYDDPRLFDVSRELTHEIISTMTATDDGGLVVDEAHTRLAGPGAS, encoded by the coding sequence ATGAGCGCCGACGCCCGGATCGTCATATCCGACCTGGTCAAGGGCTTCCACACCCGCAACGGCTTCATCACGGTCATCGAGCGGATGAACCTGGAGATTGCCGACGGCGAGTTCGTCGCGCTGGTCGGACCGTCCGGTTGTGGCAAGTCGACCGTGCTGAACATGCTCAGCGGGCTGGACACCGACTTCACCGGCACAGCCGAGATCCGCAGCGGGGCACCGGGGGTGCAGTTCAGCTACGTGTTCCAGGAGCCGCGGCTGCTGCCCTGGAAGACAGTCCGGCAGAACGTCGAGTTCGCCCTGAAGGCGACCGGGGTGGACCGGGCGCAGTGGTCCGACCGGGTGATGCCGGTGCTGCGTCGGGTCGGACTGGCCGGCTTCGAGAACCACTATCCGCACCAGATCTCCGGCGGCATGCAGCAGCGCACCGCGCTAGCCCGGGCGTTCGTGCTGGACGCGCCGGTGATGCTGATGGACGAGCCGTTCAGCGGGCTGGACGAGTTCACCGCCCGCAGCCTGCGTCAGCTGCTGCTGGAACTGCGTACCCAGACGGCGGGCAAGGCGTTCGTCTTCGTCACCCACAACGTGTTCGAGGCCGCGGTGCTCTCCGACCGGGTGGTGCTGATGTCCAACCGGCCGTCGACCGTACGCCGGGTGGTCGACGTCGAGGTGCCGTTGCCGCGCAGCTACGACGATCCCCGGCTGTTCGACGTCAGCCGCGAACTCACCCACGAGATCATCTCGACGATGACCGCCACCGACGACGGTGGTCTCGTCGTCGACGAGGCACACACCCGACTCGCCGGGCCGGGTGCGTCGTGA
- a CDS encoding TIGR03564 family F420-dependent LLM class oxidoreductase, protein MDYGIFSHIERLDDLERDLRAADADGIASYWLTQGFGHDTLTVIGAYGRQLSRLRIGTAVVPVYPRHPMALAQQALTTNMLLGGRLVLGVGPSHPQVVEPCWGMSYERPARYMREYLTALTGALTQRVRYTGEVITARGDLTISGDPPAPAVMVSALGPKMLELTGALAAGTITWMVGPRTLTELTVPAITAAARTAGRPAPEIVVTAAVCVTDDPTRARAAIDPVLGWYDDKPSYRAMLDREGLQRANQMAIVGDADEVRAEIDRYARAGASTFAAQFYGTPEERAATRALIGELAGTTRSTGDGRQ, encoded by the coding sequence ATGGACTACGGGATCTTCAGCCACATCGAACGGCTCGACGACCTCGAGCGTGACCTGCGGGCCGCCGACGCCGACGGGATCGCCAGCTACTGGCTGACGCAGGGCTTCGGGCACGACACGCTGACCGTGATCGGCGCGTACGGTCGGCAGCTGAGCCGGCTGCGGATCGGCACCGCCGTGGTGCCGGTCTACCCGCGTCACCCGATGGCCCTGGCCCAGCAGGCGCTCACCACCAACATGCTGCTCGGCGGCCGGTTGGTGCTCGGCGTCGGGCCGTCGCACCCGCAGGTGGTCGAGCCCTGCTGGGGGATGTCCTACGAGCGGCCGGCGCGCTACATGCGCGAGTACCTGACCGCGCTGACCGGCGCGCTGACCCAGCGGGTCCGCTACACCGGTGAGGTGATCACCGCCCGGGGTGACCTGACGATCAGCGGCGACCCGCCGGCACCGGCGGTGATGGTCTCCGCGCTGGGCCCGAAGATGCTGGAGCTGACCGGTGCCCTTGCCGCCGGCACGATCACCTGGATGGTCGGCCCGCGCACGCTGACCGAGCTGACCGTACCGGCGATCACCGCCGCCGCGCGGACGGCTGGTCGGCCGGCCCCCGAGATCGTGGTGACCGCCGCGGTCTGCGTCACCGACGACCCGACCCGGGCCCGCGCGGCGATCGACCCGGTGCTCGGCTGGTACGACGACAAGCCGTCCTACCGGGCGATGCTGGACCGCGAAGGTTTACAGCGGGCCAACCAGATGGCGATCGTCGGTGACGCAGACGAGGTGCGGGCCGAGATCGACCGCTATGCGCGGGCCGGGGCGAGCACCTTCGCGGCCCAGTTCTACGGCACCCCGGAGGAACGGGCGGCAACGCGGGCGCTGATCGGCGAGCTGGCCGGGACCACCCGTTCGACCGGGGATGGCCGACAGTGA
- a CDS encoding enoyl-CoA hydratase/isomerase family protein has translation MKPPSTSTLTLTRHGRVLLVTLDRPHRLNAYDRVMVDELRRTWRWFGADDGLHVAVLTGAGERGFCTGFDVDDTLDAGVTSPSLDHAGRVALTARDLGVYKPVVTAVNGHCCAGGWHFVNDADVVLCTETATFFDTHHDVGLANPVEAVGALGRLPLGELMRMVLTGRAYRIDARRALELGLVTEVTAPADLVDRALAIATEIAQHPLDVLTTTVETVWTAVQAQRSAAEAFGLAMLARSDASTARRGESMREFRH, from the coding sequence GTGAAACCGCCGTCGACCAGCACCCTCACGCTGACCCGGCACGGGCGGGTGCTGCTGGTCACCCTGGACCGGCCGCACCGGCTCAACGCCTACGACCGGGTGATGGTCGACGAACTGCGGCGTACCTGGCGCTGGTTCGGTGCCGACGACGGCCTGCACGTCGCCGTGCTGACCGGAGCCGGCGAGCGCGGCTTCTGCACCGGCTTCGACGTCGACGACACCCTCGACGCCGGGGTCACCAGTCCGTCGCTGGACCACGCCGGCCGGGTCGCGTTGACCGCCCGCGACCTGGGCGTCTACAAGCCGGTGGTGACGGCGGTCAACGGGCACTGCTGCGCCGGTGGTTGGCACTTCGTCAACGACGCCGACGTGGTGCTCTGCACCGAGACGGCGACCTTCTTCGACACCCACCACGACGTGGGCCTGGCCAACCCGGTCGAGGCGGTCGGCGCGCTGGGGCGGCTGCCGCTCGGCGAGCTGATGCGGATGGTGCTGACCGGGCGCGCGTACCGCATCGACGCCCGCCGGGCGCTGGAGCTCGGTCTGGTGACCGAGGTGACCGCTCCCGCCGATCTGGTGGACCGGGCGTTGGCCATCGCCACCGAGATCGCCCAGCATCCGCTCGACGTGCTGACCACCACGGTGGAGACGGTGTGGACGGCGGTGCAGGCGCAGCGGTCCGCGGCCGAGGCGTTCGGGTTGGCGATGCTGGCCCGCTCCGACGCCTCGACCGCCCGGCGCGGCGAGTCCATGCGGGAATTCCGGCACTGA